The following proteins are co-located in the Peromyscus eremicus chromosome 13, PerEre_H2_v1, whole genome shotgun sequence genome:
- the Ccl20 gene encoding C-C motif chemokine 20 isoform X2, whose product MFCSGKSLLFLALAWVLLAHLHSQSEASSFDCCLRYTKSVIPSKAIVGFTEQLADEACDINAVIFHTKKKLAVCADPKQTWVKRVVRLLSLRVKRM is encoded by the exons ATGTTCTGCAGTGGCAAAAGCCTGCTCTTCCTTGCTTTGGCATGGGTGCTGCTTGCTCACCTCCACAGCCAGTCAGAAG CAAGCAGCTTTGACTGCTGCCTTCGGTACACAAAGAGCGTCATTCCTTCCAAAGCTATTGTGGGTTTCACAGAACAGCTGGCTGACGAAGCTTGTGACATTAACGCTGTCAT ctttcacaccAAAAAGAAACTGGCTGTGTGTGCTGATCCAAAGCAGACCTGGGTGAAAAGGGTCGTGCGCCTCCTCAG CCTGAGAGTTAAGAGGATGTAA
- the Ccl20 gene encoding C-C motif chemokine 20 isoform X1, producing the protein MFCSGKSLLFLALAWVLLAHLHSQSEAASSFDCCLRYTKSVIPSKAIVGFTEQLADEACDINAVIFHTKKKLAVCADPKQTWVKRVVRLLSLRVKRM; encoded by the exons ATGTTCTGCAGTGGCAAAAGCCTGCTCTTCCTTGCTTTGGCATGGGTGCTGCTTGCTCACCTCCACAGCCAGTCAGAAG CAGCAAGCAGCTTTGACTGCTGCCTTCGGTACACAAAGAGCGTCATTCCTTCCAAAGCTATTGTGGGTTTCACAGAACAGCTGGCTGACGAAGCTTGTGACATTAACGCTGTCAT ctttcacaccAAAAAGAAACTGGCTGTGTGTGCTGATCCAAAGCAGACCTGGGTGAAAAGGGTCGTGCGCCTCCTCAG CCTGAGAGTTAAGAGGATGTAA